From a single Brassica rapa cultivar Chiifu-401-42 chromosome A01, CAAS_Brap_v3.01, whole genome shotgun sequence genomic region:
- the LOC103828719 gene encoding ATP phosphoribosyltransferase 1, chloroplastic, whose product MSMSILLPTNLQQCPSPSFSPSTPLLSPSPSTAFSFVGTSRRCLRLVTCCVSSVQSSVANGSAPAAVIVERDQIRLGLPSKGRMAADSVDLLKDCQLFVKQVNPRQYVAQIPQLPNTEVWFQRPKDIVRKLLSGDLDLGIVGLDTLCEYGQENEDLIIVHEALNFGDCHLSIAIPNYGVFENINSLKELADMPQWSEERPLRVATGFTYLGPKFMEENGIKHVTFSTADGALEAAPAMGIADAILDLVSSGTTLKENNLKEIEGGVVLESQAALVASRRALTDRKGAIKTVHEILERLEAHLKADGQFTVVANMRGNSAQEVAERVLSQPSLSGLQGPTISPVYCTQNGKVSIDYYAIVICVPKKALYESVKQLRAVGGSGVLVSPLTYIFDEDTPRWGQLMRNLNL is encoded by the exons ATGTCAATGTCTATCCTTCTCCCCACCAATTTACAACAATGCCCTTCTCCTTCCTTCTCGCCCTCAACCCCACTACTCTCCCCGTCTCCTTCCACCGCTTTCTCCTTCGTCGGAACTAGCCGGAGATGCCTCCGACTGGTCACCTGTTGCGTCTCTTCCGTTCAAAGCTCCGTCGCGAACGGTTCCGCTCCCGCCGCCGTTATCGTGGAGAGAGACCAGATTCGTCTTGGTCTTCCTAGTAAAGGACGCATGGCCGCCGACTCCGTCGATCTTCTCAAG GACTGTCAACTTTTCGTCAAACAAGTCAATCCTAGGCAATACGTTGCACAAATTCCCCAG TTACCAAACACTGAAGTCTGGTTTCAACGGCCAAAAGACATTGTCAGGAAGTTACTGTCTGGAGATCTGGATCTAGGTATCGTTGGTCTTGACACACTTTGTGAATATGGTCAG gaaAATGAAGATCTTATCATTGTCCATGAAGCTCTCAACTTTGGAGACTGTCATCTATCCATTGCG ATACCCAACTATGGCGTTTTTGAGAACATAAATTCTCTCAAGGAGCTAGCAGATATGCCACAGTGGAGTGAGGAGAGACCATTACGCGTTGCTACTGGCTTCACTTAT CTCGGCCCCAAATTTATGGAAGAAAACGGCATAAAGCATGTGACGTTTTCAACTGCAGACGGAGCTTTGGAGGCAGCTCCGGCG ATGGGAATAGCTGATGCCATATTGGACCTTGTGAGTAGTGGGACAACACTCAAAGAGAACAACTTAAAAGAGATTGAAGGAGGGGTTGTGCTGGAAAGCCAG GCGGCACTTGTGGCAAGCAGAAGAGCATTGACCGATAGAAAAGGAGCAATAAAAACAGTTCACGAGATCCTCGAAAGATTGGAGGCGCATCTTAAGGCAGATGGCCAATTCACC gtTGTTGCAAACATGAGAGGAAATAGTGCTCAAGAAGTGGCTGAGCGTGTGCTGAGTCAACCATCATTGTCAGGATTGCAG GGACCAACAATAAGCCCAGTTTACTGTACACAAAATGGGAAAGTATCGATTGATTACTATGCCATCGTGATTTGTGTGCCAAAAAAGGCTCTTTACGAGTCTGTGAAGCAACTAAGAGCG GTTGGAGGCAGCGGGGTATTAGTTTCACCTCTTACCTACATTTTTGATGAGGATACTCCAAGATGGGGTCAACTCATGAGAAACCTCAATCTTTAA